The following proteins are encoded in a genomic region of Flammeovirga pectinis:
- a CDS encoding ferric reductase-like transmembrane domain-containing protein, whose product MKFIKKNYGWIIVAILALLPLIPISNFAFIKGNNNVEMLYHISGEFAIRWMTAVLTLTPFYILFGVSNLFVRQAMGIATALWSILHFVIFIIKEGFLETFTEINYIAGFIATLILVPLLITSNRKSMFRLKSNWKKLQRMAYVAIILSLLHILLLDKTWIIYAVVVGLGFIIRIPLIKNSISSYKINK is encoded by the coding sequence ATGAAATTTATAAAGAAAAACTATGGTTGGATTATAGTCGCTATCTTGGCGTTACTACCCCTAATTCCTATATCAAATTTTGCCTTTATTAAAGGAAATAATAATGTAGAAATGTTATATCATATATCTGGTGAATTTGCTATTAGATGGATGACAGCGGTATTAACTTTGACCCCGTTCTATATTCTTTTTGGTGTTTCTAACCTCTTTGTCAGGCAAGCAATGGGAATTGCAACCGCACTTTGGAGTATTCTTCACTTTGTAATTTTTATTATCAAAGAGGGGTTTTTAGAGACATTTACAGAGATAAATTATATAGCTGGGTTTATAGCTACACTTATCCTTGTGCCCTTATTAATTACATCAAATCGAAAATCAATGTTTCGATTAAAATCAAATTGGAAGAAGTTACAGAGAATGGCCTATGTCGCAATTATATTGAGCCTTCTACACATTTTATTACTTGATAAAACATGGATTATTTATGCAGTTGTTGTAGGTCTTGGTTTTATAATTAGAATTCCATTGATAAAGAATAGTATTTCATCCTATAAAATAAATAAATAA
- a CDS encoding alkyl/aryl-sulfatase, producing the protein MTTNLIDQRKSSILSILLFVIMMISGCDTVQSTSNTKLKEHPNITKLKNQSKEFTPDIIQLNENIYVAVGYDGSNTSMIIGEDGVIIVDALRALGAAEKVAKKFREITSKPVKALIYTHGHQDHTGGASAFIGNNKSVKIIARTGFKEELQENSPVKPILQKRNARQFGRDLPLQDIINRGVTAGVTSKDRVGKGYIKPNLTFNDSLSVSFAEVDLQLYAVNGETNDGLFVWVPSEEALFVGDNYYNAFPNLYAIRGSRYRDVQAWGIAINEMSNYPADYLIPGHTRPLSGKKTVHENLRNYGKAITFVYDKTIECMNKGYTLEQTVEAVQLPNTLKNRPNLQEFYGSVPWGVRSIFTHYVGWFDGNPTDLYPLALKEEAENIITLAGGEERLFEVLKKTINEESFQWGLQLSDYLLQINYHRKAVVQLKVKCLRGLAAQQINAPARNYYLSYAYELEEPKRN; encoded by the coding sequence ATGACAACCAACCTAATTGACCAAAGAAAGAGTTCTATCCTATCAATTTTACTATTCGTTATAATGATGATTAGCGGCTGTGATACTGTTCAAAGCACATCTAATACGAAACTTAAAGAGCATCCAAACATCACAAAGTTAAAGAATCAATCCAAAGAATTTACACCTGATATTATTCAATTAAATGAAAATATTTATGTAGCTGTAGGTTACGATGGGTCGAATACTTCAATGATTATTGGTGAAGATGGTGTGATAATAGTCGATGCACTCAGAGCACTTGGTGCGGCTGAAAAAGTAGCCAAAAAATTTAGAGAAATAACTAGTAAACCTGTAAAGGCATTGATCTATACACATGGTCATCAAGATCATACTGGTGGGGCTTCTGCATTTATTGGAAATAATAAAAGCGTTAAAATTATTGCTAGGACAGGCTTTAAAGAAGAACTACAAGAAAACTCTCCTGTAAAACCTATTTTACAAAAAAGAAATGCGAGACAGTTTGGGAGAGATTTACCATTACAAGATATTATTAATAGAGGTGTAACGGCAGGAGTAACATCAAAAGACAGAGTAGGCAAAGGGTATATCAAACCAAACCTTACTTTTAATGATTCTCTCAGCGTATCTTTTGCAGAAGTTGACCTACAATTGTATGCGGTAAATGGTGAAACAAATGATGGATTATTTGTTTGGGTACCCTCAGAAGAAGCACTTTTTGTAGGCGATAATTATTACAATGCTTTCCCTAACTTATATGCCATTCGAGGCTCTAGATATAGAGATGTTCAGGCTTGGGGGATAGCTATAAATGAGATGAGTAATTACCCTGCAGACTATTTAATTCCTGGGCACACTCGACCTCTTTCTGGTAAAAAGACTGTACATGAAAATTTACGTAACTACGGTAAGGCCATTACTTTTGTATATGATAAAACCATTGAATGTATGAATAAAGGGTATACTCTTGAACAAACCGTTGAAGCCGTTCAACTTCCAAATACTTTAAAAAATAGACCAAATTTACAAGAGTTTTATGGAAGTGTGCCTTGGGGTGTTCGTTCCATTTTTACACATTATGTAGGTTGGTTTGATGGTAATCCAACGGATTTATATCCACTGGCTTTAAAAGAAGAAGCAGAAAATATTATCACTTTGGCTGGTGGAGAAGAAAGGCTTTTTGAAGTACTCAAAAAAACAATTAATGAGGAGAGTTTTCAATGGGGACTACAATTATCGGATTACCTTTTACAAATTAATTATCATAGAAAAGCAGTAGTTCAATTAAAAGTGAAGTGTTTAAGGGGACTTGCGGCACAGCAAATCAATGCTCCCGCAAGAAATTATTATCTGTCTTATGCTTACGAATTAGAAGAGCCAAAAAGAAACTAA